A portion of the Cervus elaphus chromosome X, mCerEla1.1, whole genome shotgun sequence genome contains these proteins:
- the CDX4 gene encoding homeobox protein CDX-4, with amino-acid sequence MYRSCLLEKEADMYSGTLRSPAGGGTAGAGATGDGGSLLPASNFAAAPSYAHYMRYPHMPGMDPHGPTLGAWGSPYSPPREDWSVYPGPSSTMGTVPMNDMTSSPAAFSSPEYSNLGPAGGGNSGSSLPTPAGGSLFPIDAGIAGESSSRSRHSPYAWMRKTVQVTGKTRTKEKYRVVYTDHQRLELEKEFHCNRYITIRRKSELAVNLGLSERQVKIWFQNRRAKERKMIKKKISQFENTGGSVQSDSGSISPGELPNTFFTTPSAVRGFQPIEIQQVIVSE; translated from the exons ATGTACAGAAGCTGCCTTTTGGAAAAAGAAGCGGACATGTACTCCGGCACTCTCAGGAGCCCCGCAGGAGGTGGCACCGCCGGGGCTGGTGCCACTGGGGATGGTGGGAGTCTTCTGCCAGCCTCCAACTTCGCAGCGGCCCCTTCTTATGCGCACTACATGAGATATCCCCATATGCCTGGTATGGATCCTCACGGGCCAACGCTGGGAGCCTGGGGGTCACCCTATAGTCCCCCCCGTGAAGACTGGAGCGTGTATCCAGGGCCATCCAGTACTATGGGTACGGTCCCCATGAACGACATGACCTCGAGCCCCGCCGCTTTCAGCTCACCGGAATATAGCAACCTGGGCCCCGCAGGGGGTGGAAACAGCGGTAGCAGCCTGCCAACACCAGCGGGAGGATCACTGTTCCCCATCGACGCCGGCATCGCAGGTGAGAGTTCTAGCAGAAGCCGTCACAGCCCCTATGCATGGATGCGCAAGACAGTGCAGGTGACTG GGAAAACCAGGACAAAAGAAAAGTACCGTGTAGTTTACACAGATCATCAAAGGTTGGAACTGGAGAAAGAATTCCACTGCAATAGATATATCACCATTCGGAGAAAATCAGAGCTTGCAGTCAACTTGGGCCTTTCTGAGAGACAG GTGAAAATCTGGTTTCAAAATCGCAGAGCCAAGGAAAGAAAGatgatcaaaaagaaaatatcccAGTTTGAGAACACTGGAGGCTCAGTGCAAAGTGACTCTGGCTCCATCAGCCCTGGGGAACTACCTAATACTTTTTTCACCACCCCATCTGCTGTTCGTGGATTTCAGCCTATCGAGATTCAGCAGGTCATAGTCTCTGAATGA